The genomic interval cttAGTTCATATCTGCAACATCTACggggagggagacacacacacTGCCCTGGACCTAAGGTACTGCCCGTGAGAAACTTCTCAGGGAAGGCTCCTGGCGGAGCAGACCTCTTGAACTGGAACCCCTGCTTAGAGGGAAAAGTACACTGGTTGCAAGTGTCTCTGTGTGGATTCCTGGGAGGGAAGCACCCATCCTTGTCAGCCAGAGGACCAGGGTAAAATAGGTGGTTGTAGGATTATTTCAGGGTGCTCAGGGAGGGGATCCACGTTCTGGGATGTGTTGGCAAGACTTCGTTTTCCCCTCTGGAGTACGCCTTACAACCCTCGTCTAATTCTGTGTAGAGGcacagaggctgagagaggtcCCCTTGACCCGGCTCCCCCTTTGCTCTTTTCAGGCCAGATGAACGTCGCTTTGCAGTATTTTCCATTGCCGTCTCCTCCGATGGACGGGAAGTCCTAGGAGGGTGAGTATGGTAGGGGACGGAGTCCTTGATCCGTGAGCTAGGAGTTCTCCCAGAGACCTGCTCTGGTCCTGCAGAGACTGTACTGGACACTGCTATCCAGGCAGCTACAGAGAACAGCCAGCCCTTTCCCAAGGTCAGCGATTACAAGCTACTTCACCTCTTGATCACTCTTTCCTCAGCACAAGATGGAAGGTCTCAAACATCCTTGCAGACATAGCTAACTTTTGTCTCGCCTCCTGCGTAAAAGGAGACCAGGGCTTGCCCCTCAGCGAGACTTTGCAACAGGGACTGTCCAGAGTGTACGTAGCACTCATTCTCTCAGTTCCGGCTCCAGACCCCTCTCACCCCTTCCCTTTCAGGGCCAATGATGGCTGTCTCTATGTCTTTGATCGAGAACAGAACCGGCGCACCCTTCAGGTATTGCTTCTGAGACTTAGAGCCTCTGCCTCCTGGTCCGTGGCCTAGGAGAAGACCTAGAGAGAGAGGTCCTAGGCATTCTGGCTTCCTGCTTCCCTAGATTGAGTCCCATGAGGATGACGTGAATGCAGTGGCCTTTGCTGACATAAGCTCCCAGATCTTGTTCTCTGGGGGCGATGATGCCATCTGCAAAGTGTGGGATCGACGCACCATGCGGGAGGATGACCCCAAGCCCGTGGGTGCACTGGCTGGACACCAGGATGGCATCACCTTCATTGACAGCAAGGTGGGCTGGGAAGCAGACCTGCATGGCCAGGTTACAGTCGTCCAGGAGTCTGTCAAGGGTTCTGGGTGTGGGAAGTCCCCAAGCTCCTTATTCAGGTTTGCAAGAGCTGGAGTTTAGGGAAGGGGCTTACGTCTGGGAACAGGAGATCCTTCTGTATTCACAAGGCCTCAAGGAGCAGGGCAGGGCTTTCTGTAGAAGGAAAGACGATTAATCCAGGATTGACTAGGAGGCCCAGCCAGTGCCCTAGGCAAAGACGGGGAAACCTAGCCAGAGGGTTGGTTCTATGGTAGAAAACCAGTGGCAAGCTCGCCTGGATGAAGAAAGAGGCAAGCTAGGTCAAAAGACTGGCATTCTTACCCCTCGCCTGGAGAAGCAAACCTAGATGGTCAGACACCGGTGTTTGCAAGCTCTAACATACCCCTGGGTATCCATCTGGGGATTCACAGGGTGATGCCCGCTATCTCATCTCCAACTCCAAAGACCAGACCATCAAGCTCTGGGACATCCGACGCTTTTCTAGTCGGGAAGGCATGGAGGCCTCGAGGCAGGCTGCCACACAGCAAAACTGGGACTACCGCTGGCAGCAGGTGCCCAAAAAAGGTGAGCAGAGAAAGTGGAACCTGAGATCTGGAGAGTAAAGAGTTGGGGGTGGCAGCTTACATAGCTAACCCCTGGTAAGGCCTAGCCTGGACACAGTGGATATGACTGTAGCCTGGGGGTCTCCACCTGCCGCTGCGCCCCCTCACCAGGCGTTAACCCTTCGTTTGTCTAGTGGTGGGGAAAGTGGGTGGTTCCTAGGGCTGGGTGCCGGGGATCACTCAGAACCAAGATGAAAGTGTTTCAGTATCTTCACAACCAGCAGAGCCATCTTGGGGAATATAAGGTGGGGAAAGAGCCACTCACTGGGGATTGAAAAGGTGGTCGGTGAGCATTAGTCTTTGCTCAGGACTAATGGTATGGGAGAGTCCAGGCTCCCTAACCCAGGGCTCTCTGTGCATTGTTACCCAGCCTGGCGAAAACTGAAGCTCCCAGGGGACAGCTCCTTGATGACCTACCGGGGCCATGGGGTGCTTCACACCCTCATCCGCTGCCGATTCTCCCCCACCCATAGCACTGGTCAGCGGTTCATCTACAGTGGCTGCTCGACTGGCAAAGTGGTCGGTAAGGATCATGTCAGAACAGGGGGCCCAGGAACAGGCACAAGTGTTTCTCTGGCGTTCTACCTCTAACTACCAGAGACTGCCTTAAAAATCCCATTGGTGACTATGAGTGACATTTAATTGAGCTCACAGCAGATTGGGCTtcaacagagaaatagaaaacctggtattcatcagcattttaaattaagaaagggAACCTAGAATCCTAGTCAGTAAATATAATAGCTTACCAGAAATGCACTTCACTCTGTTTTATAGTCagtcaaggaaggaaagagatggcAGATGAAAGGTAGAGGGGGACAGGAACAAAAGGACAGCAGCTCCAAGTAAAGGACGTGTGGCCGGTGAAGCGAGGTGTGTacagaaagacacacaaacacacctccGGCCATAAGGAGCTTCAGCTGGTGCGGTACCTAGGGGGGGACCCGGATAGAGCCCCCCTCCAGAGAGAAAGATGCACCCCCGTCCTGATGAGGAAGAGCAGGTTTAGACCTCTCAGACAGCCCATTGTTCACTTCTGCTATGCCTTCCGTGTCTTGTGGCTTTCTCCAAAAACCGACGTAAAGACCTTTAAAGCCACATATCATTTTCTTAGCTGTAGATCCTGTGATGTTTAGCTAAGGGCCAGGGAGAGGTACCCAAGCTCTGCTAGACCACACACTCAGTGCAAGGtagggagaaagggaacagaaactGAGGAATTAGAGCATCTTCTGGTGGGCGCTTTGCTCCCCTGCAAAAGTGGGGAAGTTGCCTGAGAGGCAGGTAAGCAGTGCGGCTCTGGAACCGCAAGGGGTGCTTGGAAGGTCCTCTGGCTGTCCCTTCTCCACTCTGGCTTTCCCTGGGCAGTGTACGACCTCCTCAGCGGCCACATCGTGAAGAAGCTGACCAACCACAAGGCCTGTGTGCGTGATGTCAGTTGGCACCCCTTTGAGGAAAAGATCGTCAGCAGTTCGGTGAGGTCGTAGGGGGTGGGAGGACCAGCACGTTTCTGGGACCCAGACTCAGGAGGGGCAGCACCCCTGACTACTTGCTGCCTTTGGCCCGCAGTGGGATGGGAACCTGCGTCTATGGCAGTACCGCCAGGCTGAGTACTTCCAGGACGACCTGCCAGAGGCTGAGGAACCGCCCAGCGCCCCTTCCCCCATGCCCCACCCCTCTACGGCCTTTTCCTCACCCCAGTAGATCTGCTTTCCAGCCCCGTCCACGGGTGAGCCTCTGACAagctctctgcctcttcctgcctttctcccgTCTGGGAGATCTTCGGGGAATCACTGGCATTGGATGGGGAGACACACAAGCCCTGGCTTTGGGGCCCTTGCTGAGCCCTGGAAGATCCTCGCTGCGGGGCAAAGTGGTTTCCTTGTGTGCTCACACCAGTTTGGCTTGTTTCTCTATCTCTGGCCAGAGTCCAGCAGAACTGCCATTATCTGAGGTATGGCCCTTGGCAGCAGAACTGTCCCAAGTGTTTTTAATCATGTTTGGATGTTAAGTGTTAGCTCCTAGAGTAGATGCCTGGGGTCAGGTCTGAACTGAGCTGTCAGCCGGGCCCATTGCCCTGGCCTTCGTGTTGAGGATTAGACTGGCCAGTCAGCAGACCAGGTGTTCTGGCCATTCTTCTAGAGGTCCTGAAGGCTAGAGCTCTAGCCTTTTTGGGTAGGGTGGAATGAGTAAGGCATGTCCTCAGCACCCTCCTGGGGTGGGGAATTATgtcttctccctctttgtctgaGTCTTTGAGGTGGGACAGGCTGTAGTGTGAGAGGTTCCACGTGGCTCCACACAGGGCAGACCCTCCCCTCCCAGACTGTTCCATCATGCTGGAGGCCAGCAGCTTCAAGGAGGGATGTTGAAGTAGGACTCCTTTGTCCTCTCACTGGTTTTGGCTCCCTCAATAAATTCTCTGTGGGAATGGGGCtcagtgtctgtctctctctctttttcctgtctGAGGGCTTTTATCCCCTcacttcaagaaaatatttttgacagaGCCTTCAGATATGCTTCTCTGTGGGGAGAAAATTCCCCTTTGATGCCCCCAAGTTGAAGAGAAATACCAAAATCATTTGTTAACTGAACTCTGCACCAGACAGCTCCCTCACTGAACTCAGAAACTTGGAGCAAGTAGAAATCAAGATAGCAGGAAGCAAGCATGGTTTAGATTAGAGTCTGGAACAACCACAGCAGCTTTGTTCTGAGGCTGGCTTTGGAGCTGCTCCTGTCTATGATAAGACATACGTAGCCCAGAGCCAGAGAGAAGCTGGCGGGCACTGATGCCGGGCCCCACCTGGGGGCTTCACACCCAGGACCTCCTCCACCCTCACGGCCATGCTTtgtacaggtgaggaaatggcAGCGTGCTCAGGTCAGGCGACAAGCGCTGGAGCACACCCATGGTGTGGTCAGTAGGGTAGTTGGTTGAGCTTCACCTCCAGCTCTGATCGATCTATTGCCATGACATTGCATTATCCCTAAGGCAATTTTCAAACCAGGATGCACACCTCCAGGGGTCCTCACAGGCACAGCCAGGGGTAAAAGTCACACCTCTTTCACATCAAAACAAGGAGTTTTAAAAGAATAGCTTGTCCAGCTACCCAGCCTACATGTGTTCTCTTTCCTCTGACTGCTCTGCCTTATGTGAAACTATCATGCCAGTGCTCCCTCCCCCCGGCCCGCCTTGTTCCCCTTCTGCCACTTCAACCCAGCGATGCCCCCAGTCTCACCCAGAACCTCTGTTACCTCCAGGGCATGAAAttagaagcaaattaaaattcTTCGTAGCCTCAAAGcctcctttatatttttttttaaagatttttatttatttgttagagggagagatagaacacaagcagagggagtgggagaaggggaagcaggctccccactgagcagggagctgaggtggggctcaatcccaggacccttgggatcatgacctgagctgaaggtaggcacttaactgattgagtcacccaggcatcccttgaagCCTCCTTTAATAAAGGCCCGAAGGACCATCCATTCTTCTCATTAAGAGatgtatttaatattaattatcaCAATGTGTGAAATCTTTGCTATACTGTGGCAAAGCTATACTAAGCAAAGCTGTACTAACAACATCTACTATAATTTGTACTACTAACAATTATTGTGAGAACTCTAtttagaaaaaatgtattttagggcgcctgggtggctcagtgggttaagccgctgccttcagctcaggtcatgatctcagggtcctgggatcgagtcccgcatcgggctctctgctcagcagggagcctgcttccctctctctctctgcctgcctctccgtctactgtgatttctctctgtcaaataaataaataaaatctttaaaaaaaaaaaaaaaagaaaaaacgtaTTTTAACTTCTAGGGCCTTATGatcacaggaaatatttaaaaattaagtttcaggagcacctgggtggctcagtgggttaaagcctctgtcttcggcctcaggcatgatcccagggtcctgggatcaagccctggatcgggctctttgctcagcagggagtctgcttcctccctctcttgcctgcctctctgcctatttgtgatctctgtctgtcaaataaataaataaatatttttttaaaaaattaagtttcaggTGCACCTGGGCAGTCaattaagtgcccaactcttggttttggcccaggtcatgatctcctagagagtctgcttgagattctctccctctccctctgtccccctgcttgtgtgctcactcttttctctgaatgggtaaattgttaaaaaaaaaaaaaaagtttaaaattacataCTTTTTTTGGTAGAGAATTGTGATCAGTAAAACATTCAGGCATAAAAACATACTAGGATAACTTTTATGAGGAAAGTCTGATGGAAATATAATTTCTGATTCTTAAGATCTTGtcactttttttaaatggaaaatagtaaGATATATAATCACTGTAGTGTTTAGATCCATTGGgcatatttaaaagaatgagagagagagagacaatacaCTGGAAATTATGTCCTGTGtaactatttaaaattacaatgaaaatttttgttggacacctgaatggctcagtcagttgagtgtctgcctttggctcaggtcatgatcctggtttcctgggatcctggggtcctgagatccagcccgcTCGgctgggagtttgcttctccctctccctctgccccttctccctactcatgctctctctttctctcaagtaaaggaataaaatctttaaaaatatttttttgtcaaAAATGTGAGGCATTCTATAGGTGTTCTGTTAGGGTCCATGAACAGGAACTATGTTGAGGTATGGGCTTTAGGATCTGGAAGGAATCTGATTGATTAATCCATCTTGATCAGTTTATGATTGTGGGCACTGAGGACCAAGGAGGATTAGTTGATCTTCCAGAAGTCACACAGTTTAGAACCCAGGTGCACTTTCTTGCTCATTCCTTTTACTACTTCATGGGCTTACACTGTGCTCTGAAATCCAACCACCAGTCCTGAGGAATGATAAAGGATGACTAAAAAGAATCTTAGAACAGCTATTGAATAACAGGGACATCCCTTGGATAGATTGCTCCCTGCCTTGTGGCTCCAGCCCTGGGGGGTCAGACTGGGAGGCCAGTGTGGGACTTAGGACCCAGCAACCAGTTGGAGGACACAACCTAAGGCTCTGATAGGCTCCAAGCTAGGGATTTCCTTGTAgcgtctcccccaccccatccctatCACATGGCAGTAAGCCTAATCTTTGGGGTCCTGAAAGTCCAGACTGGGCCCCGGCCATCTCTCATACAGTACACCTTCCCGGGGACACTTAAAGCTCATCTGTTGGCCGTCATAACTATACCAGAGAATGGTCCCATCTTAGATCCAATGTCTTGTGCATTGTATAAGCACCATGGTTTACATAAGGTCAGACTAGCCACTCAGAGCCCCTCTCACCAGACAGGGGCTGGATCAAGCCCTAGGGTCATGATACACCTAAGTGGGTATCCCCACTGGTGTACCCTGCCCCCAGCCTGACTTGGATGTGGGGCTGTGCACAGCCATCTTGTGCTCAGAATTTAGGAGAGGGGCTGGATCACACTGATGATGAGGcaggcacagattttttttttaatgatttccaaGGCTCATGGCACCTTATTTCCCCGTGGAGCAAACATGGTCAGgttggggtagggtgggggtgaCTGGCTGACCAGACAGACGGGCAGACCCAGGCAGGCTATGGACAAAACACTGAACAGCAGGCCTGGCCCTCTGACATGAACCAGAACATGGTTGGACCTGAGGACACAAGGCCAACAAGAAAGGACACAGGCCACTGTCAGGACACACAGCCAAAGCTAGGACCCTGCTGACGTGGCAGCCCTCGGCCCTGGTCCCTTactgccccccgcccctctcccccGCCTGCCAGCTGCCAACAGGGCTCTGCCCTGTGTCTGTCACACCTGTCACTGCCTGTCCTTGTCCGGGGGGGCCCCATCAGCCCCTCCTCAGCTGCCCAGCAGAGCAAGCGGttagtggggaggggagggaacatGGAGCGGGGGCCGacggtgggggcagggctgggggctggggcccgAATCCGGGCACTGCTGGGCTGCCTGGTCAAGGTGCTGCTCTGGGTGGCGTCTGCCTTGCTGTACTTTGGAAGTGAACAGGCCGCCCGCCTGCTGGGCAGCCCCTGCTTACGGCGCCTCTACCATGCCTGGTTGGCAGCAGTGGTCATCTTTGGGCCCCTTCTGCAGTTCCACGTCAACCCTCGGACTATCTTCGCCAGCCACGGCAACTTCTTCAACATGTGAGTCCACTGGAGGCTGTGGGCGCCGGCTCCCTGCACTCCGGGatcccagctccctcctccaggcTTCTGTCCTCCTGCCAGTCTGGACACTAAAAATAGGCTAGGAGGTTGAGGAgaaattggggggagggggaggggaacagagtTGGGGGGTCCAGGGGAAATCAAGAGCAG from Mustela erminea isolate mMusErm1 chromosome 5, mMusErm1.Pri, whole genome shotgun sequence carries:
- the DCAF11 gene encoding DDB1- and CUL4-associated factor 11 isoform X1 — its product is MTKEARDGGAVGQRCGLRGCKQGLAPLRVLRPLLAGGDRRSPCTGPNDAVTRRWDHGTAAVQELGPETPPRACPEEGLAYAGVRKKKRRMKMWIWPRGQVRLVQGGGAANLQLIQALSDSEEEHDSAWDGRLGDRYNPPVDATPDTRELECNEIKTQVELATGQLGLRRAAQEHSFPQMLHQRERGLCHRGSFSLGERSRMMSHFLPNDLGFTDTYSQKAFCGIYSKDGQIFMSACQDQTIRLYDCRYGRFHKFKSIKARDVGWSVLDVAFTPDGNHFLYSSWSDYIHICNIYGEGDTHTALDLRPDERRFAVFSIAVSSDGREVLGGANDGCLYVFDREQNRRTLQIESHEDDVNAVAFADISSQILFSGGDDAICKVWDRRTMREDDPKPVGALAGHQDGITFIDSKGDARYLISNSKDQTIKLWDIRRFSSREGMEASRQAATQQNWDYRWQQVPKKAWRKLKLPGDSSLMTYRGHGVLHTLIRCRFSPTHSTGQRFIYSGCSTGKVVVYDLLSGHIVKKLTNHKACVRDVSWHPFEEKIVSSSWDGNLRLWQYRQAEYFQDDLPEAEEPPSAPSPMPHPSTAFSSPQ
- the DCAF11 gene encoding DDB1- and CUL4-associated factor 11 isoform X2, with the translated sequence MTKEARDGGAVGQRCGLRGCKQGLAPLRVLRPLLAGPNDAVTRRWDHGTAAVQELGPETPPRACPEEGLAYAGVRKKKRRMKMWIWPRGQVRLVQGGGAANLQLIQALSDSEEEHDSAWDGRLGDRYNPPVDATPDTRELECNEIKTQVELATGQLGLRRAAQEHSFPQMLHQRERGLCHRGSFSLGERSRMMSHFLPNDLGFTDTYSQKAFCGIYSKDGQIFMSACQDQTIRLYDCRYGRFHKFKSIKARDVGWSVLDVAFTPDGNHFLYSSWSDYIHICNIYGEGDTHTALDLRPDERRFAVFSIAVSSDGREVLGGANDGCLYVFDREQNRRTLQIESHEDDVNAVAFADISSQILFSGGDDAICKVWDRRTMREDDPKPVGALAGHQDGITFIDSKGDARYLISNSKDQTIKLWDIRRFSSREGMEASRQAATQQNWDYRWQQVPKKAWRKLKLPGDSSLMTYRGHGVLHTLIRCRFSPTHSTGQRFIYSGCSTGKVVVYDLLSGHIVKKLTNHKACVRDVSWHPFEEKIVSSSWDGNLRLWQYRQAEYFQDDLPEAEEPPSAPSPMPHPSTAFSSPQ
- the DCAF11 gene encoding DDB1- and CUL4-associated factor 11 isoform X3; the protein is MGSRNSSSAGTGSGDPSEGLPRRGASLRRSEEEEEEDEDVDLAQVLAYLLRRGQVRLVQGGGAANLQLIQALSDSEEEHDSAWDGRLGDRYNPPVDATPDTRELECNEIKTQVELATGQLGLRRAAQEHSFPQMLHQRERGLCHRGSFSLGERSRMMSHFLPNDLGFTDTYSQKAFCGIYSKDGQIFMSACQDQTIRLYDCRYGRFHKFKSIKARDVGWSVLDVAFTPDGNHFLYSSWSDYIHICNIYGEGDTHTALDLRPDERRFAVFSIAVSSDGREVLGGANDGCLYVFDREQNRRTLQIESHEDDVNAVAFADISSQILFSGGDDAICKVWDRRTMREDDPKPVGALAGHQDGITFIDSKGDARYLISNSKDQTIKLWDIRRFSSREGMEASRQAATQQNWDYRWQQVPKKAWRKLKLPGDSSLMTYRGHGVLHTLIRCRFSPTHSTGQRFIYSGCSTGKVVVYDLLSGHIVKKLTNHKACVRDVSWHPFEEKIVSSSWDGNLRLWQYRQAEYFQDDLPEAEEPPSAPSPMPHPSTAFSSPQ